Genomic window (Cyanobacteria bacterium GSL.Bin1):
ATCTGGAAGTGTTTACTCGCTAACCGCTCATGGCTCTATTCGCAGCTACGGGGAGGTTATCTCTCCCCAATCCCCCACCTCACGAAGTAGGTGGGGGTCATTGAACAATGTCAATCCGAGAAGTCTTGCCGTGCTGGGGATAATCTAAGGTCCCGAGTTCCCCTCCAAACGCTTTGACAATGCTTTGCAGTCCTAAACAAACGCCGAAAATTGGCAGTTCGCGTTGGACACATTCAAGGACGGTTTCGGGAACGCCAAAATCACTGGGTTTGCCAGGTCCAGGCGATAACACCACCAGATCGGGCGCTTCCTGATCAAACACTGATGGGGGAAAACCGTGACGCAGGGTAGTGACACTTGCCCCAGCTTGACGCAAGTAGTTTGCTAACGTGTGTACGAAGGAGTCTTCATAGTCAATCAGCAGCACTCGCTTTTGAATTTGGGATTGAGGGGAAACGTCATTGCTAATATGGGCTTTGGTTGTTTTCCCCGTCTCGCAGGTCTGACGGACGACACAAGCCTCCGAATTGGATTCGGAGGACGCGTCCTTACAAGCATTGCAAAGGGTCTGAACAAGAGCAGCAGCTTTGGTGTGGGTTTCCTGTTCTTCGGCGGTCGGATCTGAGTCATACAGAACCGTTGCTCCTACCCGCACTTCGGCAATTGAATCTTTAAGCCGCATTGTCCGCAGGGTTAAGCCTGTATTGATGTCGCCGTTAAAGGCTAAATAGCCGACAGCCCCGCCATACCAGCGCCGAGGGCTTTGTTCGTACTCCTCAAGGAACTGCATGGCAGACCGCTTGGGCGCACCTGTCACCGTGACCGCCCAGGTGTGGGTGAGAAAAGCATCTAGGGCATCAAATTCAGGACGTAGGATTCCTTCCACGTGATCGACGGTATGGATGAGGTGGCTGTACATTTCTAGCTGACGGCGACCAATGACCTTTACCGAGCCCGGCTTGCAAATCCGCGACTTGTCATTGCGGTCTACATCAGTACACATCGTTAGCTCTGCTTCTTCTTTATGAGAGTTGAGAAGTACACGAATTTGAGCAGCATCACTAATTGCATCGGGACCGCGACCAATGGTACCGCTAATCGGGCAGGTTTCGACACAATTGCCCTCGACGCGCACAAACATTTCTGGAGAAGAACCGATGAGGTATTCTCCTCCCAGATTAAGTAAGAAACCGTAGGGACTGGGATTGATTTGCTGTAAAATACGGAACAACTCTGTAGGCGATGCGACGCAACCTTTATAGAAGTTCTGACTGGGAACAACTTCAAATAAATCGCCGCGACGGAAGTACTTTAAAGCTTCGTTCACTTTCTCAGCGTACTCGCCCGGTAGGTGGTCCGATTCGTGTTCCGGGGTTAGCCGCTCTCCTCGGTAGTCAATCCACTCGCCAGTACGAGGTATTCCATGAGTACTGCCGTGTTCGGTTTCAAATTCGTACTGATATCGGTAGGCTTGCTTAAGATAGTAGTTAACAACAACCAGCTCGTCAGGCAGATAGAGTAGCAAATCTCGTTGATCGGCAGCGCGATCGCGCTGTTTAGCAATTGACTCGAATTGGAAGACTAAATCGTAGCTAAAGGCTCCATAAAGTCCTAGGTTTTCGTCTTCGTTGCTGTAGAAAGCTTGAGAAATTTCGCGGACCACACTAAACACAGACGGTTGCTTACTTCGTTCCTCTTCGGCAAAAAACTGGGTTGCTTGCTGAATGGAACCAACCAGACGGTCGTCCTCTAATGAAACTTCTCGAAGTTGCGGATGTCGGCAAAGGCACTCCGCTAAGTAAGGCAAAAGAACTCTGCCCCGTTCGTTGAGCGCTTTCAACGTAAAGTCGCGATCGCGCGTTGCCAGCTCTAGAGGCGGATTGACAAATCCAATTGCCCACCATTTATATCGTCCGGGATATTCATAGCTACTTGCTAATAAGCCTCCTCGTTGAGAATCTAAACACGACAGAACGGATTCTATAGCATCGTCTATTGGCATCTCAGTGGCAGAGCGAGAGACGTGAATGCCGCCCTGGGTCGTGTAGCAATGGGAATTCAAAATCATAGAAAAATTCCATACTGTTATGAAGACCTAAATACAATTGACCCTTTACAAGAGCCAAAGTATTAGAGTAAATTAGATAAGCTCATTTCAGGCACTACAACAGTAATGCAAGTGCAGATGTGTTACAACATAACAGTTACTTGAGTGATTCTTTAATAAACAATCTTTAGGGCGGATTAACAATTTTTTTGCTTTTTAACTTTTGTATCACTAGATACGTTTCAATCTTTAGATTTCACTCTATTCTTCTGTTAAAAATCTGTCTTTAGAAAGAAGCGCGATTTAATATTTAAACTTCTATCATTTTGTATCAAATTAACATCAGCTAAGCCTACTTGGCGTAGCAATTATTTTTGCTGTTGGTGTTATTAATACTAAAAACAATAAACGAAACAAAAGAAAGCTCAATCAAAAAATTCTTCATTGTTTCCTCACTTAAGATTGCTTATGGTTTCAGGTGAAGCAAATTTGACATTGTTCTGAATTCTTGATTTCCAAGAGTGAGGGTTGATGCGCTTTTAAATAGACAACGCTTAATGGTGATTGCTAGTAATTACGCGGTCGTACTTAATAGAAGCTTTGGTAATCGCGTTCTCCAACTCTGTCAGTGCAATGGGGTGCGATTGGCATTAGCAGGAGCTTGATAGCGTTTCTGACGATTTTTACAGGCATTTATTTCAAACTTATGGAAGAAACACTGAACGGCTCGACAACCGAACCAGCATCGGGTCCGAATACGGGAGCCGAGAATGGTGAAAATCCGTTTGCCGGGGATGGCAACGCCTTTGCTAGCGGCTTTGGAGGTGGCGTTTTCGGCGATCCTCTGGCGCCGGCTGACGGCTACGAATATGACTTCGGCTCAGATGCTGAGGGAGGAGGTTTGTCCATGCGAACCCCCTTCGATGAGCTACTAGAGTTTGAGGAGTTCGACAATGTAGGTGACATTTTTGGCGCTGGTATGGGAGATAATGCTTTTGCCGGCGGTGCTCCGACTGGTGAAGGG
Coding sequences:
- a CDS encoding anthranilate synthase, which gives rise to MILNSHCYTTQGGIHVSRSATEMPIDDAIESVLSCLDSQRGGLLASSYEYPGRYKWWAIGFVNPPLELATRDRDFTLKALNERGRVLLPYLAECLCRHPQLREVSLEDDRLVGSIQQATQFFAEEERSKQPSVFSVVREISQAFYSNEDENLGLYGAFSYDLVFQFESIAKQRDRAADQRDLLLYLPDELVVVNYYLKQAYRYQYEFETEHGSTHGIPRTGEWIDYRGERLTPEHESDHLPGEYAEKVNEALKYFRRGDLFEVVPSQNFYKGCVASPTELFRILQQINPSPYGFLLNLGGEYLIGSSPEMFVRVEGNCVETCPISGTIGRGPDAISDAAQIRVLLNSHKEEAELTMCTDVDRNDKSRICKPGSVKVIGRRQLEMYSHLIHTVDHVEGILRPEFDALDAFLTHTWAVTVTGAPKRSAMQFLEEYEQSPRRWYGGAVGYLAFNGDINTGLTLRTMRLKDSIAEVRVGATVLYDSDPTAEEQETHTKAAALVQTLCNACKDASSESNSEACVVRQTCETGKTTKAHISNDVSPQSQIQKRVLLIDYEDSFVHTLANYLRQAGASVTTLRHGFPPSVFDQEAPDLVVLSPGPGKPSDFGVPETVLECVQRELPIFGVCLGLQSIVKAFGGELGTLDYPQHGKTSRIDIVQ